A stretch of Brassica rapa cultivar Chiifu-401-42 chromosome A08, CAAS_Brap_v3.01, whole genome shotgun sequence DNA encodes these proteins:
- the LOC103835671 gene encoding uncharacterized protein LOC103835671 isoform X1: MSSYLIFTFIILLCLLSSSFSSSASLHNATNESVTFRPQHEIQKLKLIREHLQKINKPAIKTIQSSDGDIIDCVPSHHQPAFDHPLLQGQRPMDPPEMPKGQSQENESHEDFQLWSLTGEFCPEGTIPIRRTTEQDMFRASSVLKFGRKIRRVRRDSSSNGHEHAVGYVSGSKYYGAKANVNVWTPHVSSKYEFSLSQIWVIAGSFADDLNTIEAGWQVSPELYGDTNPRFFTYWTSDAYQATGCYNLLCSGFIQTNNRIAIGAAISPVSSYKGGQFDISLLIWKDPKHGHWWLQFGSGTLVGYWPVSLFTHLMEHGNMVQFGGEIVNTQPDGSHTSTQMGSGHFAGEGFGKASYFRNLEVVDWDNTLIPISNLRVLADHPNCYDIRGGVNRVWGNYFYYGGPGKNSKCP; encoded by the exons ATGTCTTCTTATTTGATCTTCACTTTCATCATCTTACTCTGCCTcctctcttcttccttctcctcctcTGCTTCTCTACATAACGCCACAAACGAAAGTGTGACTTTCCGGCCTCAACATGAGATACAGAAGCTGAAACTCATCAGAGAACACCTCCAAAAGATCAATAAACCCGCCATTAAGACCATTCAG AGCTCAGATGGAGATATAATAGATTGTGTTCCATCTCATCACCAGCCAGCTTTTGATCATCCCTTGTTACAAGGACAAAGACCAATG GATCCACCAGAGATGCCCAAAGGGCAGAGCCAAGAAAATGAATCCCATGAAGATTTTCAGCTTTGGAGTTTAACCGGTGAGTTTTGTCCAGAAGGTACGATTCCGATCAGAAGAACAACGGAGCAAGACATGTTCAGAGCAAGTTCTGTCCTTAAATTTGGTCGCAAAATAAGGCGCGTGAGAAGGGACTCGAGTAGTAACGGCCACGAG CATGCGGTGGGATACGTATCGGGAAGTAAATACTACGGAGCAAAAGCGAATGTAAATGTGTGGACGCCACATGTAAGCAGCAAATACGAGTTTAGTCTATCTCAGATTTGGGTCATCGCCGGTTCTTTCGCCGACGATCTTAATACCATCGAAGCTGGTTGGCAG GTTAGCCCGGAGCTGTACGGAGACACTAACCCAAGATTCTTCACCTATTGGACG TCGGATGCGTACCAGGCAACAGGATGCTATAACTTATTGTGTTCTGGTTTCATTCAGACAAACAATCGAATTGCGATCGGAGCTGCTATTTCTCCGGTTTCGTCATATAAAGGTGGACAATTCGATATAAGTCTACTGATATGGAAG GACCCAAAACACGGACACTGGTGGCTCCAATTCGGCTCAGGTACACTAGTTGGGTATTGGCCCGTATCTTTGTTCACACACCTGATGGAGCATGGGAACATGGTCCAATTCGGTGGGGAGATCGTGAACACACAACCTGATGGTTCACATACTTCGACTCAGATGGGAAGTGGCCATTTTGCCGGTGAAGGTTTTGGAAAAGCATCGTACTTTAGGAATCTTGAGGTGGTAGATTGGGACAATACACTTATACCGATATCTAATCTTAGAGTTCTTGCGGATCATCCTAATTGTTATGACATAAGAGGGGGAGTAAACCGGGTTTGGggtaactatttttattatgGAGGACCTGGTAAAAACTCGAAATGCccataa
- the LOC103835671 gene encoding uncharacterized protein LOC103835671 isoform X2, translated as MSSYLIFTFIILLCLLSSSFSSSASLHNATNESVTFRPQHEIQKLKLIREHLQKINKPAIKTIQSSDGDIIDCVPSHHQPAFDHPLLQGQRPMDPPEMPKGQSQENESHEDFQLWSLTGEFCPEGTIPIRRTTEQDMFRASSVLKFGRKIRRVRRDSSSNGHEHAVGYVSGSKYYGAKANVNVWTPHVSSKYEFSLSQIWVIAGSFADDLNTIEAGWQVSPELYGDTNPRFFTYWTSDAYQATGCYNLLCSGFIQTNNRIAIGAAISPVSSYKGGQFDISLLIWKGHSSVTIRTIARHVLKLNCPLTIYKLNFSWR; from the exons ATGTCTTCTTATTTGATCTTCACTTTCATCATCTTACTCTGCCTcctctcttcttccttctcctcctcTGCTTCTCTACATAACGCCACAAACGAAAGTGTGACTTTCCGGCCTCAACATGAGATACAGAAGCTGAAACTCATCAGAGAACACCTCCAAAAGATCAATAAACCCGCCATTAAGACCATTCAG AGCTCAGATGGAGATATAATAGATTGTGTTCCATCTCATCACCAGCCAGCTTTTGATCATCCCTTGTTACAAGGACAAAGACCAATG GATCCACCAGAGATGCCCAAAGGGCAGAGCCAAGAAAATGAATCCCATGAAGATTTTCAGCTTTGGAGTTTAACCGGTGAGTTTTGTCCAGAAGGTACGATTCCGATCAGAAGAACAACGGAGCAAGACATGTTCAGAGCAAGTTCTGTCCTTAAATTTGGTCGCAAAATAAGGCGCGTGAGAAGGGACTCGAGTAGTAACGGCCACGAG CATGCGGTGGGATACGTATCGGGAAGTAAATACTACGGAGCAAAAGCGAATGTAAATGTGTGGACGCCACATGTAAGCAGCAAATACGAGTTTAGTCTATCTCAGATTTGGGTCATCGCCGGTTCTTTCGCCGACGATCTTAATACCATCGAAGCTGGTTGGCAG GTTAGCCCGGAGCTGTACGGAGACACTAACCCAAGATTCTTCACCTATTGGACG TCGGATGCGTACCAGGCAACAGGATGCTATAACTTATTGTGTTCTGGTTTCATTCAGACAAACAATCGAATTGCGATCGGAGCTGCTATTTCTCCGGTTTCGTCATATAAAGGTGGACAATTCGATATAAGTCTACTGATATGGAAG GGGCACTCAAGTGTCACCATAAGAACAATTGCACGTCATGTACTTAAATTGAATTGTCCCCTAACAATTTATAAACTCAATTTCTCTTGGCGTTAA
- the LOC103835667 gene encoding pectinesterase inhibitor 12 has translation MSTATHMTILGMIFVLLAASCRSAAAFSLFLDDPCTVTDFPALCRGTIKGQKNVNAATDVAIAELMKRTRQARDIAKKELKVLDGGVSTCLSNFNSAFDNLDKALKNIKEGDRFSLNINLSAALTDYDTCSETMKGTPGNNAIYKSAGVLYKMADNCLALSTLFN, from the coding sequence ATGTCAACCGCTACCCATATGACCATCCTCGGGATGATCTTCGTCCTCCTCGCCGCCTCATGCAGAAGCGCGGCAGCATTTAGCCTCTTTCTCGACGACCCTTGCACGGTGACGGATTTTCCTGCATTGTGCAGAGGCACCATTAAGGGTCAAAAGAATGTGAACGCAGCTACGGATGTGGCCATAGCAGAGCTTATGAAGAGGACGAGGCAAGCCAGAGATATCGCCAAGAAAGAGCTGAAAGTACTTGACGGAGGTGTTTCGACTTGTTTGTCCAACTTCAATAGCGCGTTTGACAATTTGGACAAGGCCCTTAAGAACATTAAGGAAGGTGATCGTTTTAGCCTTAACATTAACCTTAGTGCTGCGTTAACGGACTACGATACTTGCAGCGAGACAATGAAGGGAACTCCGGGGAATAACGCCATTTATAAATCCGCAGGGGTTTTGTACAAGATGGCtgataattgtttggctctTTCTACCCTTTTTAATTAA